A single window of Sphingobacterium sp. ML3W DNA harbors:
- a CDS encoding amino acid permease has translation MDQTPKENNELKRGLQNRHIQLIALGGAIGTGLFLGIGKAAILAGPSVILGYAIAGIIAFFIMRQLGEMVVEEPVSGSFSFFANKYLGSFAGYASGWNYWVLYVLVSMAELTAIGFYVQFWWPEIPLWTSSLIFFFIINALNLASVKVYGEAEFWFSIVKVAAIIAMILFGSYLLISGTGNPDSSISNLYNNGGFFPKGWLSQGTDGKYEGLLAAIALIMFSFGGLELVGITAAEAENPEKNIPKATNQVIYRILIFYVGALVVLFSLSPWQNITAETSPFVTVFESLKSFQFSFFGKTVYVTSLIANVLNLIVLTAALSVYNSSVYSNSRMLYGLASQGNAPKFLHKLSKNHVPVNAILVSALFAALCVLINKIIPENALEILMSLVVSSLIINWVMITVTHFFFKKDKIKREIKTKFPSFLFPISNYICILFLLAVLVIMWITGMKVPVELIPIWVVLLYISYLLVKKNKMKKQ, from the coding sequence GTGGATCAAACTCCAAAAGAAAATAACGAATTAAAAAGAGGTCTCCAAAATCGACACATTCAATTAATTGCCCTAGGCGGTGCGATTGGAACAGGACTATTTCTAGGCATAGGTAAGGCCGCTATTCTAGCTGGCCCTTCTGTAATTTTAGGCTATGCAATAGCGGGTATCATTGCCTTTTTTATTATGCGCCAACTGGGCGAAATGGTCGTGGAAGAACCTGTATCAGGAAGTTTCAGTTTTTTTGCCAACAAATATCTCGGTTCATTTGCTGGTTATGCCTCCGGTTGGAATTATTGGGTATTATATGTATTAGTCAGTATGGCTGAATTAACAGCTATAGGCTTTTATGTCCAATTTTGGTGGCCTGAAATTCCGCTATGGACATCGAGCTTAATATTCTTTTTTATTATTAATGCGCTAAATTTAGCTTCTGTAAAAGTCTATGGAGAAGCCGAATTTTGGTTTTCGATAGTAAAAGTTGCTGCAATTATTGCTATGATCTTATTTGGCTCTTATTTGCTTATTAGTGGTACGGGAAATCCAGATTCGTCAATAAGTAACCTATACAATAATGGTGGATTCTTCCCCAAAGGTTGGTTATCTCAAGGTACTGATGGTAAATATGAAGGTCTTCTTGCTGCTATTGCCTTGATTATGTTCTCATTTGGTGGCTTGGAACTAGTAGGCATTACTGCGGCTGAAGCTGAAAACCCAGAGAAAAACATCCCAAAGGCGACCAATCAGGTAATCTACAGAATTCTTATCTTTTATGTAGGTGCTTTAGTCGTTTTATTTTCATTATCTCCTTGGCAGAACATAACTGCTGAAACGAGTCCATTTGTTACAGTGTTTGAATCTTTGAAAAGTTTTCAGTTTTCCTTCTTTGGGAAGACAGTCTACGTGACAAGTTTAATCGCGAATGTTTTAAATCTAATCGTATTAACAGCCGCTCTCTCTGTTTATAATAGTAGTGTATACAGCAATAGCCGCATGCTATATGGATTAGCTAGTCAAGGAAATGCACCAAAATTCTTACATAAATTAAGTAAGAATCATGTACCTGTCAATGCCATTTTAGTTTCAGCCTTATTCGCTGCACTTTGTGTATTAATCAATAAAATTATACCTGAAAATGCATTGGAAATTCTCATGTCTTTGGTCGTTTCTTCATTGATTATAAACTGGGTGATGATTACAGTAACGCATTTTTTCTTTAAAAAAGATAAAATAAAACGGGAAATCAAAACAAAATTTCCTTCTTTTTTATTTCCCATCAGTAATTATATATGCATTCTATTTCTACTCGCAGTTTTAGTTATCATGTGGATAACAGGAATGAAAGTACCCGTTGAGCTCATACCAATTTGGGTGGTTCTTCTATATATATCCTACCTACTTGTGAAGAAGAATAAAATGAAAAAACAGTAA
- a CDS encoding aminotransferase class IV: MPKTYINFNGNIVPEEQEIFSIENRAVRYGDGLFETMLFKDGEIKFLNFHLERLQKGMIALHFDDVNLFDEFFFRSKVEELIRKNNMVGQLVRIRLTVFRNGGGLYSPNSNKPSYVFQVSRPEPNLKDKKVGLIVDLYTEYKKPFSDLSKIKSLNSQIYVLAGIHKKKMGFDDVLLLNQEGFLCEALSSNIFVHYEKTLYTPAISEGCIEGVMRRVVIDMAIDEGLEVVEAQISPQIMKEAEEIFLTNAVQGVQWVMGYKQKRYFNKISRILQNKLLGWNYNEPE; encoded by the coding sequence ATGCCAAAAACATATATCAATTTTAACGGTAACATTGTACCTGAAGAACAAGAAATTTTCTCTATCGAGAATAGAGCAGTACGTTACGGCGATGGCTTGTTTGAGACGATGCTCTTTAAGGATGGTGAAATTAAGTTTTTAAATTTTCATTTAGAACGGTTACAGAAGGGTATGATTGCATTACACTTTGACGATGTCAATTTGTTTGATGAATTTTTCTTTCGTTCAAAAGTAGAAGAACTGATACGTAAAAATAATATGGTCGGGCAGCTTGTGCGTATTCGACTTACAGTTTTTAGAAATGGAGGCGGTTTATACAGTCCTAACTCTAATAAACCCTCTTACGTTTTTCAAGTATCGAGGCCAGAACCTAATCTCAAAGATAAGAAAGTGGGATTGATTGTAGATTTATATACAGAGTATAAAAAGCCTTTTAGTGACTTATCAAAGATAAAGTCATTAAATTCGCAAATTTATGTCTTAGCGGGTATCCACAAGAAAAAAATGGGTTTTGACGATGTGCTTTTGCTAAACCAAGAAGGTTTTTTATGTGAGGCATTGAGTTCTAATATTTTTGTACATTATGAAAAAACTTTATATACACCAGCAATATCTGAAGGCTGTATAGAGGGTGTTATGCGTAGGGTCGTAATCGATATGGCGATAGATGAAGGATTAGAAGTGGTAGAAGCGCAAATTAGTCCACAGATTATGAAGGAAGCCGAAGAAATATTTTTGACCAATGCAGTTCAAGGTGTACAGTGGGTCATGGGTTATAAACAAAAGAGATATTTCAATAAGATTTCTAGAATTTTGCAAAATAAATTATTAGGATGGAATTATAACGAGCCCGAATAG
- a CDS encoding RluA family pseudouridine synthase produces MAENLELQEQDDQELFEHLRIEVDKGQALLRIDKFLMNRVENASRNKIQAAIEAESVLVNEKPIKASYKVRPLDVITMVLPDPPRDTEVYPEDIPLDIIFEDNDVLIVNKESGMVVHPGFNNYSGTLVNALTHHIQQLPQLPGNSDRPGLVHRIDKDTSGLLVIAKNEKSMTHLAKQFYDHSITRKYIALVWGDIKEDGTVTGYIGRHQKDRRIMAMYGSEANGRWSVTHYRVLEQLGYVTLIECQLETGRTHQIRAHMQSIGHPLFNDAMYGGDKIIKGTVFTKYKQFVENCFKILPRQALHAQVIGFIHPTSKENSKFEVPLPEDFRLGLEKWRHYAALSKPTGE; encoded by the coding sequence ATGGCTGAAAATTTAGAGTTACAAGAGCAAGATGATCAAGAGTTATTTGAGCATTTGCGTATAGAGGTAGATAAAGGACAAGCGTTACTGCGAATCGATAAATTCTTGATGAATAGAGTAGAGAATGCTTCTCGAAATAAGATTCAGGCGGCTATTGAAGCAGAGTCCGTATTAGTAAATGAGAAGCCTATAAAGGCAAGTTACAAAGTGAGACCCCTTGATGTCATCACTATGGTTCTGCCGGATCCTCCAAGAGATACTGAAGTTTATCCTGAAGATATTCCTTTGGATATTATTTTTGAAGATAATGATGTATTGATCGTTAATAAAGAATCAGGGATGGTCGTTCATCCTGGTTTTAATAATTATTCAGGAACATTGGTAAATGCTTTGACACATCATATCCAACAATTACCACAGCTGCCAGGCAACTCGGATCGTCCTGGTTTAGTGCATAGAATTGATAAAGACACGTCAGGTTTACTTGTGATTGCAAAGAATGAAAAGTCCATGACTCACTTGGCGAAGCAATTTTATGATCATAGTATCACTCGGAAATACATTGCATTAGTGTGGGGAGATATCAAAGAAGATGGTACGGTAACAGGCTATATTGGACGTCACCAAAAAGACAGGCGTATTATGGCTATGTATGGTAGTGAGGCAAATGGACGATGGTCAGTTACTCATTATCGTGTTTTGGAGCAATTAGGTTATGTCACATTAATAGAATGTCAATTAGAAACGGGGAGAACACATCAAATCCGTGCACATATGCAATCTATTGGACACCCATTATTTAATGATGCCATGTATGGTGGAGATAAAATTATTAAAGGCACAGTTTTCACAAAATATAAACAATTTGTAGAAAATTGCTTTAAGATATTGCCAAGGCAAGCTCTTCATGCCCAAGTGATCGGATTTATACACCCTACTTCAAAAGAAAATAGTAAATTTGAAGTACCATTACCAGAAGATTTTCGTTTAGGACTAGAGAAGTGGCGTCACTATGCTGCTTTATCGAAACCAACGGGTGAATAA
- a CDS encoding 1-aminocyclopropane-1-carboxylate deaminase/D-cysteine desulfhydrase yields the protein MISFNFYSPEQKISLPDWQNKSIHVSVKRDDMIHPFISGNKWRKLKFNVEEALAQNKKHLVTFGGAWSNHILATACAGATFGFKTTAFLRSEEGINNPLIAMCRLFGMNLIYINRVDYKDKRFLFNTHFGRDSQAYFIDEGGHGALGSKGCEEIITSLNETYDHIFCACGTGTTVAGVQQAVSESGLKTEVHGIPVLKGGGFIQDEIQKIHPNNKPVTLHTEYHFGGYAKTKPELLQFVEKFVSNTGIMIEPTYTGKLFFAINDLIAKNYFKQDARILIIHTGGLTGFLGMYERFNLDLDQ from the coding sequence ATGATATCTTTTAATTTTTATAGTCCCGAGCAGAAAATCAGCCTTCCAGATTGGCAAAATAAGTCTATTCATGTCAGTGTAAAGCGCGATGACATGATTCATCCCTTTATATCAGGTAATAAATGGCGGAAATTAAAATTCAACGTTGAGGAGGCTTTAGCACAAAACAAAAAGCATTTGGTTACTTTCGGTGGTGCTTGGTCTAATCATATCTTAGCAACAGCATGTGCTGGTGCAACATTCGGTTTTAAAACGACTGCTTTCTTACGTAGCGAAGAAGGTATTAATAACCCCCTTATTGCTATGTGCAGGTTATTTGGAATGAACCTTATCTATATAAATCGCGTAGATTATAAAGATAAAAGATTTCTTTTTAACACACACTTTGGACGCGATTCACAGGCATATTTTATAGATGAGGGCGGCCATGGAGCTCTCGGCTCAAAAGGTTGTGAAGAAATAATTACTTCCTTGAATGAAACATATGACCATATTTTCTGTGCTTGTGGCACAGGAACAACTGTTGCAGGAGTTCAACAAGCTGTCTCTGAATCTGGATTAAAGACCGAAGTACATGGTATCCCTGTTCTAAAAGGTGGGGGGTTTATTCAAGATGAAATTCAAAAAATACACCCAAATAATAAACCTGTTACCCTGCATACTGAATATCACTTCGGCGGATATGCCAAAACAAAACCTGAACTGCTACAGTTTGTCGAAAAATTCGTTTCCAATACAGGCATTATGATTGAACCAACCTATACGGGCAAGCTTTTTTTTGCTATTAACGATTTAATTGCCAAAAATTATTTTAAGCAAGACGCCCGTATTTTAATCATTCACACTGGAGGCTTAACTGGTTTTTTGGGTATGTACGAACGTTTTAATCTTGACCTAGATCAATAA
- a CDS encoding NADPH-dependent FMN reductase, protein MKILAFAASNSRNSINKTFVTSVSKYYKEEDDIIDILDLNDYEMPLYSIDRELESGIPQLALDFAAKIDASDFLLISIAEYNGSYNVGYKNIIDWVSRIAGRKTFNGKPVFLLATSPGPMGGSTVLTTAVNRIAWDGAEVLDSFSLPEFGNNFESGKGVTNITYRSKLEAKVRATKRALREKFPLLT, encoded by the coding sequence ATGAAAATATTAGCATTTGCTGCTAGTAATAGCAGAAATTCAATTAACAAAACATTCGTTACCTCAGTTTCTAAATATTATAAAGAAGAAGACGATATTATCGATATTTTAGATCTAAATGACTACGAAATGCCCTTGTATTCAATAGACAGAGAGCTAGAATCTGGTATTCCGCAGTTGGCATTAGATTTTGCAGCAAAGATTGATGCATCTGATTTTCTATTGATTTCAATTGCAGAATATAATGGTTCATACAATGTTGGTTATAAAAACATTATTGATTGGGTTTCAAGAATTGCGGGCCGTAAAACATTTAATGGCAAACCAGTTTTTTTATTAGCAACCAGCCCAGGCCCTATGGGTGGCTCTACGGTATTGACTACAGCTGTAAATAGAATTGCTTGGGATGGTGCTGAAGTATTGGACTCATTCTCTTTACCAGAGTTTGGGAATAACTTCGAGTCAGGAAAAGGTGTTACTAACATCACATATAGAAGTAAATTGGAAGCTAAGGTTCGTGCAACTAAACGTGCTTTAAGAGAAAAGTTCCCTTTATTGACTTAA
- a CDS encoding DJ-1/PfpI family protein translates to MAKKILLLVGDYVEDYEAMVPFQAMGAIGIDVDAVAPDRKKGDVIPTAVHDFTGDQTYKELRGHNFTINKDFDSIQVDDYDGLYIAGGRSAEYIRLNKRVLEITKHFFDSNKPVAAICHGIQVLTAAKVLQGRTLTAYIAVGPDIELAGGTWKNIPADQAIIDGNLVTSPAWPGHQAILKEFYKLLGVTISL, encoded by the coding sequence ATGGCGAAGAAAATATTATTACTTGTCGGTGACTACGTAGAGGACTATGAAGCAATGGTTCCTTTTCAGGCTATGGGTGCAATAGGTATTGATGTTGATGCAGTCGCACCTGACCGAAAAAAGGGTGACGTCATTCCTACGGCAGTGCATGACTTCACTGGAGACCAAACCTATAAAGAATTGCGTGGTCACAACTTTACAATCAATAAAGATTTCGATAGTATCCAGGTTGATGATTATGATGGTCTTTACATTGCTGGTGGTCGTTCTGCCGAATATATCCGTCTAAATAAACGTGTACTGGAAATCACGAAACATTTTTTTGACAGTAATAAACCTGTTGCTGCCATCTGTCATGGCATCCAAGTCTTGACTGCAGCAAAAGTACTTCAGGGACGAACATTGACAGCTTATATAGCCGTGGGACCTGATATTGAATTGGCTGGAGGAACATGGAAAAACATACCTGCTGATCAAGCTATTATTGATGGAAATCTGGTTACTTCTCCAGCTTGGCCCGGTCATCAAGCAATACTGAAAGAGTTT